In Mycetocola zhujimingii, one DNA window encodes the following:
- a CDS encoding aldehyde dehydrogenase family protein: protein MTEATASVDRTGIQTTVGDLRRTFDSGATKPLAWRVRQLRALRRMLVERGTELEDALGTDLAKNPTEAQLAELGLVIGEIDYTLRHLRSWLRPSRVTVPVSVAPAFAKVIREPLGVVLVIGPWNYPVQLTLVPLIGALAAGNAVLVKPSELAPATSALLAELLPQYVDPSAVRVVQGGVDETTELLREKFDHIFYTGNGQVGRIVARAAAEHLTPVTLELGGKSPVFVDDDADLAGAARRIVYGKMLNAGQTCVAPDYLLATKATAAALLPHLKNAITEFYGARPEESVDLGRIINGRHFERLAALIADRPIAIGGDMDTQSRYIAPTVVDGVTADDALMTDEIFGPILPIVHVSGVSEAISFINGRDKPLALYVFTGRKAVERRFLRETSSGAVGLNIPAAHLLVPRLPFGGVGPSGSGRYHGKYSIDTFSHQKAVLSKPLKPDTLRLIYPPFTDLRDLLVRTVVARTGRSRR, encoded by the coding sequence CTGACCGAAGCCACTGCATCCGTTGACCGCACAGGGATCCAGACGACCGTCGGCGATCTCCGCCGAACCTTCGACAGCGGCGCAACGAAGCCGCTGGCCTGGCGCGTGCGGCAACTCCGCGCGCTTCGCCGCATGCTCGTCGAGCGGGGGACAGAGCTCGAGGACGCACTCGGCACCGACCTGGCCAAGAACCCGACCGAGGCCCAGCTGGCCGAGCTCGGGCTCGTGATCGGTGAGATCGATTACACCCTCCGTCACCTGCGGTCATGGCTTCGGCCATCACGGGTGACCGTTCCGGTGAGTGTCGCCCCGGCGTTCGCGAAGGTGATTCGGGAGCCCCTCGGCGTCGTTCTCGTCATCGGACCATGGAACTATCCCGTACAGCTCACACTCGTGCCGCTGATCGGCGCACTCGCCGCTGGCAACGCCGTACTCGTGAAGCCGAGCGAACTCGCTCCGGCGACGTCGGCGCTGCTGGCTGAACTTCTTCCGCAGTATGTCGATCCGTCCGCTGTCCGGGTCGTTCAGGGCGGGGTGGACGAGACCACCGAACTGCTCAGGGAGAAGTTCGACCACATCTTCTACACCGGAAACGGGCAGGTCGGGCGCATCGTGGCGCGCGCCGCCGCAGAGCACCTCACACCGGTCACCCTCGAACTCGGCGGTAAATCGCCGGTGTTCGTCGACGACGACGCAGACCTTGCCGGAGCGGCGCGACGGATCGTCTACGGCAAGATGCTCAACGCCGGCCAGACCTGCGTCGCGCCCGACTATCTGCTGGCAACGAAGGCAACGGCTGCCGCGCTTCTGCCCCACCTGAAGAACGCGATCACCGAGTTCTATGGCGCACGGCCCGAGGAGAGCGTCGACCTCGGCCGAATTATCAACGGCCGCCACTTCGAGCGCCTCGCCGCTTTGATCGCGGACCGTCCGATCGCCATCGGTGGTGACATGGACACTCAGTCGCGGTACATAGCGCCAACGGTTGTCGACGGTGTCACGGCGGATGATGCGCTGATGACCGACGAGATTTTCGGCCCGATCCTCCCGATCGTCCATGTCTCCGGGGTCAGCGAGGCGATCTCCTTCATCAACGGGCGCGACAAACCGCTCGCACTGTACGTCTTCACCGGGCGCAAGGCTGTGGAACGCAGGTTCCTCAGGGAGACCTCCTCTGGTGCTGTCGGTCTGAACATCCCCGCCGCGCACCTGCTCGTTCCGCGGCTTCCGTTCGGTGGTGTCGGCCCGAGTGGCAGCGGGCGCTACCACGGCAAGTACTCGATCGACACATTCAGCCACCAGAAGGCCGTGCTCTCGAAGCCGTTGAAGCCGGACACCCTCAGGCTCATCTACCCACCGTTCACCGACCTGCGCGATCTGCTGGTCCGCACCGTGGTCGCGCGAACCGGACGCTCCCGCCGGTGA
- a CDS encoding MazG family protein, protein MTAGNEVPVGHTPEVPGTRESGADGSVAQMAALAASMSTVLDRCVWSQSMTHESLVTYLVEESYELIDAVEAGDRDALLEELGDVLLQVVFHAEIARRTPGEGFSLDDVARVANEKMVRRHPHVFGDEVALTVDDVYRVWRAAKAREKATRTSILEGIPQSMPALALAEKVLGRAKHAGLRPRQTDAVESPDFDDERELGELLLAIASRAQEQGLDAERALRATLRDVQDDLRQAEVGVSATMDTRDGETRDA, encoded by the coding sequence GTGACCGCCGGCAACGAGGTACCGGTTGGCCATACACCGGAGGTTCCTGGCACGAGGGAGTCTGGCGCGGATGGTTCTGTGGCGCAGATGGCCGCGCTCGCCGCATCGATGAGCACGGTGCTCGACCGGTGTGTGTGGAGCCAGTCGATGACCCACGAGTCGCTCGTGACCTACCTCGTGGAGGAGAGTTACGAACTCATCGACGCCGTCGAGGCCGGCGACAGGGACGCTCTGCTCGAAGAGCTTGGCGACGTCCTCCTCCAGGTGGTCTTCCACGCGGAGATCGCGCGTCGCACCCCCGGGGAGGGATTCAGCCTCGATGACGTCGCCCGAGTCGCGAACGAGAAAATGGTGCGCAGGCATCCGCACGTCTTCGGCGACGAAGTCGCCCTCACCGTTGATGACGTCTACCGGGTCTGGCGTGCAGCGAAGGCGCGCGAGAAGGCGACGCGGACGAGCATCCTGGAGGGCATACCCCAGTCGATGCCGGCGCTCGCGCTCGCGGAGAAGGTGCTCGGGCGCGCGAAGCACGCCGGACTGCGCCCTCGGCAAACGGATGCCGTCGAATCGCCCGATTTCGACGACGAACGGGAACTCGGTGAGCTGCTGTTGGCGATAGCGTCGCGTGCGCAGGAGCAGGGCCTCGACGCTGAGCGGGCCCTGCGCGCAACCCTGCGTGACGTGCAGGATGATCTTCGGCAGGCTGAGGTCGGGGTATCCGCCACGATGGACACGCGCGATGGCGAGACGCGAGACGCCTGA
- a CDS encoding SDR family NAD(P)-dependent oxidoreductase, protein MAFSVANARVLVTGGASGMGRLYAERAIREGAGSVTLWDIDALALDTTASELSGYGTLVHTRVVDVSKLDDVRDAARHELGAGRVPDVLINNAGIVRGNDYFWNTDPERDTEATMRINALAPMHVAREFLPAMITETTREKRILNVASAAGTLSNPRMSVYAASKWALIGWSDSVRLELERSGNRHVKITTFCPSYVATGMFEGARGPLMTPVLLPDVAVSRAWQAMLSGKPFRLTPWTVSLARGLKGVLPTVVWDQVADRVFHVYSSMDAFTGHAATAATATTTAKEPRA, encoded by the coding sequence ATGGCATTTTCAGTCGCGAACGCGAGAGTCCTGGTCACCGGCGGTGCGTCGGGAATGGGCAGGCTGTACGCGGAGCGAGCCATCCGTGAGGGTGCCGGATCGGTCACCCTCTGGGACATCGATGCGCTCGCTCTCGACACGACCGCGAGCGAGCTTTCCGGCTACGGCACGCTCGTGCACACCAGGGTGGTCGACGTCTCGAAGCTCGACGATGTCCGGGATGCCGCCCGTCACGAACTGGGGGCAGGCCGGGTTCCTGACGTGCTGATCAACAACGCCGGAATCGTGCGGGGAAACGACTATTTCTGGAACACCGACCCTGAACGTGACACGGAAGCGACGATGCGCATCAACGCGCTCGCCCCGATGCACGTTGCGCGGGAGTTCCTCCCGGCGATGATCACCGAGACCACGCGTGAGAAGCGCATTCTCAACGTCGCATCCGCTGCGGGAACACTGTCCAATCCGCGGATGAGCGTGTACGCGGCCTCGAAGTGGGCGCTGATCGGCTGGAGCGACTCCGTGCGTCTCGAACTCGAGCGCTCCGGAAACCGCCACGTCAAGATCACGACCTTCTGCCCGTCCTACGTGGCGACCGGCATGTTCGAGGGAGCGCGCGGCCCCCTGATGACGCCGGTCCTGCTGCCGGACGTCGCGGTCTCCCGTGCCTGGCAGGCGATGCTCTCCGGCAAGCCGTTCCGGCTGACGCCGTGGACGGTATCGCTCGCGCGCGGCCTCAAGGGAGTGCTTCCGACCGTGGTCTGGGACCAGGTCGCCGACCGGGTATTCCACGTGTACTCGAGCATGGACGCATTCACCGGTCACGCCGCGACTGCGGCGACCGCCACCACGACAGCGAAGGAGCCGAGGGCGTGA